CTTCGCCGGTTTCGAGCGCGATTTTCTCCCGCAGCTCCCGAACCTCCACCAGACTCTCGCGGATCGCCTTGCGAAAGCGCTCCTGCTCGGCGGCTGGATCCTGGACGCGAAGATCGCCGTCCTGGACCTCGGCCTCCTCGGGATCGACGATGTGGACCGGGCCGATCCCGATCCCCGGCGACGCGGCGATTCCTTGAAGGGTCGTCATTCCTCACCGAATTTGTTGTTCACCACGCGCACCAGGGATTCCAGCGCCTCCCGCTCGTCTTTCCCGTCGGCGCGGAGGGTGAGCTGCGCGCCCATCTCGGCGGCGAGCATCATGACCCCCAGAATGCTCTTGCCGTTCACCTCGAGCCCGTCGCGGATGACAAAGATGTGTGAGGCGAATTTCGCGGCTTCCTTCACGAACACGGAGCACGCCCGCGCGTGAAGCCCGAGGCGGTTTTGAATCGTGACCGTCTGCTCCACCATCTCGTGTCTCGGTCCTCTAGACGCGGGTCGAAAGAGCCAGGGCCAAAAGAGCCGCCGCGAGCGCGATCTCGACGCTCCGTCCCGGCCATCGCTTGAGTCCGAGAGCCGTCCCCAGAAACCCCAGGACGAAGGGCGCCAGAA
The window above is part of the Candidatus Eisenbacteria bacterium genome. Proteins encoded here:
- a CDS encoding HPr family phosphocarrier protein, which encodes MVEQTVTIQNRLGLHARACSVFVKEAAKFASHIFVIRDGLEVNGKSILGVMMLAAEMGAQLTLRADGKDEREALESLVRVVNNKFGEE